Sequence from the Bremerella volcania genome:
AGCGATCGGTAGAGCCCGCGTGTCGCGGGTCGGATGCTCGGTATCCACTTTGTGACCCGCGACACGCAGGTCCTACTTATTGCCGCCCTAACAGCTTCCGCAGACAGCGTTCCAGGTTGGGGTCGCGGAAGTGGTACTGGGTTTGTTCGAGAACCTTCGGCTCCATGCGGCAACTGGAAAGGAGCATCTCGTCGGCCATTTCCCCCATGGCCAACTTCGCCGCGAAGGCTGGCACGGGGAGAAACGTCGGGCGGGAAATCACTTTACCCAACGTCTTGGTGAACTCTTCGTTGGTGACTGCTTTCGGCGTGCACAGGTTGACCGGCCCTTGAATAGCATCATTCATCATCAAGTGATGCAGCGAACCGACGACGTCGTCTAGCGAGATCCAACTCCACCACTGTTTGCCGGAACCGATCTTGCCGCCAACACCCAGCTTGAACGGCGTCAGCATCTGAGCCAGGGCGCCTCCCTTGGGGCTGAGCACAATGCCCAAACGAGCATTCACCACGCGAATGCCCGCATCACGAGCAGGCTGCGCGGCCGCTTCCCACTCCTGGCACACGTCGGCCAGAAAACCATCCCCTGGGGGCGAGGCTTCGCTCAAGATCTCATCGCCGCGATCGCCATAGAATCCCATCGCTGAAGCACACACCAAGACCTTAGGCTTGTTCTCAAGCTTCGCCAGCGATTGGCATAACAGCCGGGTTCCATCGACACGCGAACTGCGGATGGCCTGTTTCTTCTTGTCGGTCCACCGCGCGGCCACGCTTTCACCGGCCAGGTGAATGACCGCATCGAGTCCTTCGAGCTTCGCCGCGTCGATCTCTTGTTTTTTGATGTCCCACTGAATCGTGTCTTCGCCGGCCGAACGCGAAATCGAGACGACGTGGTGCCCGCCGGTGGTGAGGAACGGCCCCAACTGCGAACCGACCAGGCCGCTGGCACCGGTAATGGCGATCTTCATGGTGGGACGTTCCTGGTAACGGGCATGGGCGATCAAATCGTGGGTGGTCGTGTCGTGCCGATAGCGAAACATCTGCAGTAGCATCTTCTCGACCTTCGACTTGCCGAACCGATCACCGAGGCTGCCGCCGGGGATCTGGTAGTCGACTTCGTCTTCCAGCACGCAGTGGCCGTCTTCGCTGGGAAGGAAGCGGTGCGTGTGCTCCCACTTGGCGAAGGGGCCGGAAACCTGGCGATCGTGAAAGTACTTGTTCGGTTCCAACGCCGTATGTTCGGCGACCCACCGCACCGGGAAGCCCCCCACGTGCATCTTGAGCACGACGCGGCTGCCGGGCGCGATCGAATTGCTGCGCTGTTCGATCTGAATGTCTTCCCACGGAGGGATCAACCGATCGAGCGCCCCGGGCTGCTCGTGCCAATGAAACGCCGTGGCAACCGAGACAGGTATTTTGCTGCGAAATGTAAACATGCCAACACCCTCCGAGAAGAACACTCTCCATCGGACTGACCGCTAAGTGTCAGAGCGGTTAACCAACCCCCTGATTTTACAGCAAAGTGCGTGCGAAAGCATGTTTCTGCCACGCCCCAATCACCAACGCTTGCGCGCATTTCTTTCCAATCCCCTCGCCCCTTGGGGGAGAGGGTTAGGGTGAGGGGTAATCCCGCTTGTCAGAAGTGCATGCGCGATCCAAGTTCCACTTCTTTTAGAAACACACATCCGGCGATGCAAGGCAAAAGTCGTATCAGAAACCTCTCACCCTAGCTCACTCCCTGCGAGGGAGAGGGGACAAGAGTTTGTTTATGGCGGCCCGCGTTCTTTCGCGTTATCGATTGCAGGGGCCATACTCACGTCTTCATGGGCATATCTTGCTTGCTGTTGAGGGGAAGGTGCAACTGGGGCTTGTACGGCGACCTCATCCACATGCCCACGCGGACGTGGACATGGCACCCTTCGTTGCTTCAGCAAATTCCGCAGCCGCTTGATCTCGCTTCCTTGCCGGTCGAGGACCTGCAAGTGAAACGAAACCCACCCGAACGCACGGTCCAACTGTTTGGCGGAAGGAACTCGCAGTCTGTCGATAATCTCGCCAGCGAAAGCGGTTGGCGCCGGTTGCTGAGGGCGTCGGGGCTGCGGCGGCCGTGTCTTCTTGCATTGGGAAGTCGACCTCGAGGTTTGGGCGAGCGTCTGGTTTTCTCGCGAAGCAAGCTCTGCGTCAGGCGGATCCGGCGGCGGCGGACCCACCGTAATGACCAACTGCCCGACCACATCGGCCGGTATCTCTACCAACGTTCCACAGGCAGAGCACACGAAAGTCTTCCCCGCGCGCACCACCACCTGCGGGGCGTTCCCTTTGGGAAACGATCCGCAGGGATCCGATGGTGCGTGGGCTTGGGACATGGTGATGCTCGTTACGGGTTGAGTGGAACGGTGAACTGGTTACCCAGATCGAGAGTGATCCGAGGACTGATAAGAGTAATTTAGGGGCGAAGCGCTTCAGTGAGATAGTGCGCTTGGAAAAAAATTGAGAGATTGGCCTGCGTGCCGAGTTACTCGGCATTCGGGTCAGCGTGAGAACTGCCAGGTAGTTCACTTTGCGTAGCGGCGCTGGGGGTACTTTGCACCCACAGACATCCCAGAAGCGAGCAAGGCACCGCCGTCAGTACCCACCAATAATCGCTGCCGAGAGTCGACCAGCTCCAACCCCAATAGGCCGAAATGGCAATCGGCGGCACAGTCAAAGCAAGTGTACCCGACAAGACGCAGACCAGAGGAGCCCAGCGAAGTCGACGGTGCGCGATAAACGCCCCGGATGCCAAAAACGGAACGAAGACGGCCACGACCAGGTGAAAGATGCTCTCATCGGTTTTGCCAAACAAGATGAGCGTCAAGATGAACCCGAGAAGCATCGAGATCACATGAACGGCCGTCCCGGAAATCAGGTTGTAGACGAATTGCCCGAGATCTCGAAGCATGAGGCGTTCTCGATGGAGCCGAATGACTTCAAATTCGGCAGGATGGTAGCTTAAAACCCCACCGTATCCTATTGCCGTCTGCGCATCCAATCCGATAGGGGCGCCCAACGGAAGTCCCGGAATTCGTTGCAAAATGGCTGGTGTAGAGGCATTCGATTCAGGGCGCAGACATCAATAATAACTTCAGACCGAAATACTGTTGGCAAACATGCACCTTGTTCGCAATGGCCAGAGACCAGTGGCGCACAGATGGCCCTACCCTAAACCGCCACCGTATCCAGCTTCGCAATAATCGCTTCGGCGAAGTCGGTCGTCGAGGCACTCCCCTTCAAATCGCCGGTGAGCGTTTTGCCTTCTTCCAGAACGGAAAAGAGCGAGGCTTCGATCTTTTTCGCGGCTTCCGCTTCGTTCATGTGTTTGAGCATCATCGTGGCACTTAACAGCAGAGCCGTCGGGTTGGCCATGTTTTTGCCGGCGATGTCGGGGGCGGTGCCGTGGACGGCTTCGAAGACGGCGGCGTCGGTTCCGAGGTTGCCGCTGGGGGTCACACCCAGGCCGCCGACCAAACCGCTGGCCAGGTCCGAGAGGATGTCACCGAACAGGTTTTCCATCACCAGCACATCGAACTGGTGCGGGTTGAGGACCATCTTCATCGCGGCGGCGTCGACGATGCAGTCGTCGTACTGGATGTCGGGGTAATCCTTGGCGACCTTGTTGCACGTATCGAGGAACAGCCCGTCGCTGAGTTTCAGGATGTTGGCTTTGTGAATGCAGGTCACGCGTTTGCGGCCCAGGCTGCGGGCGGTCTCGAAAGCGAATTCGGCAATTCGCCGCGAGCCTGCTTCGGTAATCACGCGAAGGCTTTCCACCACGCCGGGAACGACCGTGTGTTCGAGCCCGCTGTAGAGACCTTCGGTGTTCTCGCGGACGACGATCAAGTCGACATTTTCAAACGGAGCCGGTACTCCTTTAAGCGACTTGGCCGGACGGTAGTTGGCATATAGTTGCAGTTCTTTGCGGAGCGAGACGTTCACACTGCGAAAACCGGTTCCACTGGCGGTGGCCAAGGGGCCTTTCAGAGCGAGCTTGGTACTACGGATCTTGTCGAGCGTCTCTTGCGGCAGCGGATCGCCATTTTTTTCAAACGACCCGAGCCCCGCTTCGCATGGAATCCATTCGATCTTCACGCCGGCCGCGTCGATGATTTCCCGCACGACATTGGTGATTTCAGGCCCGATGCCATCGCCGGAAAGCAGACAGACTTGGTGCGACATGCGAATGCTCCTCAAATTTCTTTTTGCCGGAACGTCTGCCTGAGTCCGAAAGCGCCGGTCAGGCAGCGTAAGGGTTGTCTACCACTTATTTTGGGCATCGATCAGGGCATGTCGAGGCTCTTGTTTTTGGCAATTCACTTGCGCTTGCACCGCGAAACTACCAGCGGCGCGGCTGCGCACCGCAAGGACGACGCTTGCGGTAAAGCGAATGCCCTTGGTAGCTGTTGAGGAAATCGGCATGAGGCGAAAAAATTCTCGTCATCGGCAGGTGTTGCCACTTGTGAGGGTAATAGCAAGCTTTACCAGGCGAGTTCTTTCGGACGCAGCACGTCAATCAATTTCCAGGCGGTGGGATCGTCAAAGGCCGATTGCCAGTCGCTGGCAACATTCTCAAATAACGCGGCGTTAGCGGTTGTCATGCGGACGTTTTGGCTTGACAATTGATGAACCGCTAATTCCCACCCTGGGTTGTGCCCGATGATTAAAGAGGTGCCGCAATCCGCAGGCAATGATTCCGCGACGCGTCGAATATCGGACGGAGATCCGTGATACAGCGATTTCTCGGAAACAACCTGGCGTACCTCGGGAAAATGGCTTGCCATCAATTCCCAGGTCTGGGTGGTTCGCAGGGCGGCAGAGTGAACCACCACATCGGGGCACCAGCCTCGATCCGATAGTTCCGCAGCGATGCGAGGAGCATCTCGCAGACCGCGACGATTCAAAGGGCGATCAAAATCCGCGACATCATCCTCCCAAGAACTCTTGGCGTGCCGCATCAAAATCATTCGTATCATCCGTGGTCTCTTTCGGCCATCGTGTGGCAAGCGAAGATTCTTATAGCCGTTGCCCCCGACTTGAACTCGGTCTGGCAACGGCATAGCCGTCTTATTGTGTCGTGTGGTTCTATTTTTGAATATGCATCTAGTCGAACTTTTGACGTAAGGATGGCGACCCTATGAGCCAACAACCGACCGAGATCCGTCTGACAGGCCTCGATGCGGAGAACGGCACGTCCCACGGAGACGAACCGGTCCGCTGCGCCGCGATCGATATCGGCTCGAACAGCATGCGGCTGGTGGTCGCGCAGAAGCTGGCCGGTTTCGACTATCGCGTACTCGACGAAGAACGCGAGTCGACGCGTCTCGCCCACAGCCTGTCGGTTCATGGGAACCTCGATCCGGAAGCGATCGATAATTCGATCAGTGCCCTGCGCCGGTTCAAGAAAATCGCCGAAGGCTTCGGCGTCTACGATATTCGCACCATCGCCACCTGCGCCGTGCGAGAAGCGGGCAACGGCGGGTATTTTTGTGAACGGGCCAAGAGCGAAGTCGGCATCGATATCGAAGTGATCTCGGCCGACATGGAAGGTCAGCTCGCGTTTCGCAGCGTCGCTCAGGCCTTCGACGTTCGCGACATGAACGTCGTCATCGCCGACATTGGGGGCGGCAGCACCGAGATCGTGTTTGCCTGCGGCGGCCATATCGAAGAGATCCTGCCCACCAAGCTAGGCTGCGTACGGGTCACCGAACAGTACGGCATCAACGAAGAACTCTTCACAACGCCGGATAGCCTGAAAAAGATGATCGCCGGCATCGATAAGGAATTGAAGCCGATGATCAAGCAGCGTCCTTTTGTGCCGCAGGTTCTCTTTGGTACCGGCGGTACGTTCACCACGCTGGCCAGCATCCTGATGATGCAGCGCGGCGAAGTGGGGCAGATGGAGTGGGGTTATCGCGTTCACCGCGCCGACGTCAGCCACACGCTCGATACGCTCAGCAAGATGACGATCAAGGAACGTAAGAGCGTGCCGGGGCTCAGCGCCGATCGGGCCGACATCATCGTCGCCGGCATCGCCATCATCGACCGCCTGATGCATCGTCTGGACGTCAATACGCTGCGGATCCACGACCGCGGCATTCGCGACGGGCTGATGCTGACCATGATGGAAGAGCTTGAGCCAGGCTCGGCCGAAGACAAAGAGGCTGAAGAGCAGCGTCGGCAGGAAGCGATGTCGACGTTCGCCCGGAGCTGCGGCGTCGATATGATCCACACGCAGCACGTCGCCAACCTGGCCGTTAGCCTGTTTCGTCAGATGACGCCGATGTTCGATCTGCGGGAGACCGACGACGAAACGATCTACGCGGCGGCCATGCTGCAGGACGTCGGTTACCTGATCAACTACGAAAAGCACCACAAGCACAGCTACAGCTTGATTCTCAACAGCCAACTGCCAGGCTTTTCGAGACATGCACTGGAAATCGTGGCCAACGTGGCCCGATACCATCGTGGCGCAAATCCTAAGAAAAAGCATGCGAACTTCACTCGTTTGAGCGAGAATGATCAGACGCGGGTCAAGCAGTTGGCGGCCATCTTGCGGGTAGCCGGAGCGCTCGACCGCAGCCACCGCCAGCAAGTTTCCAAGGTGGAAGTCACCAAGCATCCCGACCACGTCTTTGTTTCGATCGAGGCCACCGGCGACCCAGAGGTCGATTTGTGGGCAGCCCGATCTCGCACCGAGTTGTTTTGCAAAGCGTTCGATACCGACATCCGGTTTGGGCTTCATCGCCCGGCGGTGAGTCGCGTTTCGAGCGACTAGAGTTGAGTTTCATGGGAAAGAACACCAATTGGCTCGGCAAGATCGAGCCAGGGCATGCCATATCGGAAGTCGCGAAGGAAGCGATCAGCACGCGTTCCAGTCGCATGCTCGAGTACCTTCCGCTGGCTGCCAATCGCTGGAAGGAGGACGTCGAGTACGTCCATCATCTGCGAACGTGGTCGCGCCGTACCCAGGCTGCCTTACAGCTGTTTGCTTCGCTGCTTCCGTTGAAGCGTTCGACCGCTGTCCGCAAAGCGACCCAAAAGCTGCGCAAAGCAGGCGGCGAGGCCCGCGATCTGGATGTTTTCATGAAGCGGATTCGCAAGGCCAAGTTCGTCATTGGTGACGACGACAAGGCCGAGGTGCTGACGTTTCTCAAAGGACTTCGCAAAGCCGCGCAGCCCAAGGTCGTCCAGGCCTGGGAGTGGGGCAAGTCGGAAAACCTGGCCAAGAAGTTCGAAGGGGTCATCCTCCGCACGCGTTGGCGCGAAGTCGCCGAGGAAGAGTCCGTCGAGCAGATGGCGCCCACCTTGCTCGAACCACTGGTGGTACGCTTCTTTCACTTTTCGAACATGCTGAGCGAATCGCCCGAGTCGCTGCATCAGATGCGGATCGAAGGGAAGAAGGTCCGCTACGCGATGGAGCTAGTCGAATGCGGTTTCCCCGATAGCTTCCGCGAAGAACTCTACCCTGCGTTTGAAGAGGTGCAGTCGAAGCTGGGCGCGATCAACGACCATCACACGGCCGTCGAAAAGATTCAAGCCTGGCAGAACGAAACGGCCACCAAGAAGTTCCCGGCGTTTCTGTTGCAGATGGCCGACCACGAACGTGTCCAGTTCGACGAGAAAGCCGAGGCATTTCGGATCTGGTGGACCGAAGCCAGGGCCCAGGAACTGAAAGAGCACTTCGATCATTACCTGGGCGGCCTGGGGCTGTCACCCACGACTTAAGGCTTCTCTTCGCGAACCAGCTGGCTGATCTGTTTGAACTGCGGCGTGCCAGCGGCCCGGCACCATTCAAACAGCGCGGCCTCGGTGGTAGTCAGCGTCACACCGGTCGACTCCATCCGCCGCAAGGCGATCTCCTGGTCGTACGAAAATCGCGACCCCACGGCATCGGCGGCCAGATAGACGTCATAGCCCAACGAAAGCAAATCGAGCGCCGTTTGCTGCACGCAGACGTGGGCCTCGATGCCGGCGATTAAGATCTTGGGTCGGTTCAATTCTTCCAGCTTCGCGACAATCGCCTGGCAGCTGCTGAAATGAAGCTTATCCGGCATCTCGCCCAGTTTGGCGGCCAACGGCTCGACGGTCGCACCCAACCCTTTGCGGTACTGCTCGGTCCCCAGGGCTGGAATGCCGAGGATCTCGGCCCCATCCAGAAGCCTGCGCGCGTTCCAGACGATACGCTCGCTCTCGGGAATCGACGGAAGCAATTTCTCCTGCATGTCGATTACCAGCAGCAACGTGTTTTCTGGCGTCATCAGCAGCGGATTGGGAAGTGGTTCAGTCATGAAAGGCACGATCAAAATGGGAAACAACTAAGTTATGGGAAGTTTAGCCACAGAGGACACCGAGGGAAGAGATAAGAGGGAGTGACCACGGATTACACGGATGAACACGGATAAGAAGCAGATTGGCTTGTGTGCCACTGGCATCCTGCCAGTGCGAACCCTGATGAAGATCGTCTCGTCGAATCCGCTTCCAAGGCACTGGCCAGAGGCCAGTGGCACACGACTTAGCCCCTTCCTCTTATCCGTGTTCATCCGTGTTCATCCGTGTAATCCGTGGTTAAAAACATCTTTCCTCGGTGCTCTCGGTGTCCTCTGTGGCTACTCCTAGCCGATGGCAATAAATTGCGACACAATACAGGGCCTAGACCTTTAGCCTAGCAATCGACAAGAAAGCTCGCGAGGATACCCTCATGCGAATTCGCTCGACGACCATTCTGGCCGTTCGCCATAACGATGAAGTCGCCATCGGCGGCGATGGCCAAGTTACCATGAACACCAGCGTGATGAAATCGGACGCCTCGAAGATCCGTCCTCTCTTGGGTGGAAAAGTCTGGTGCGGGTTTGCCGGTTCGACCGCCGATGCATTCGCGTTGATGGAACGTTTCGAGTCGTTCCTCAAAGATTTCCCCGGCAATGTTCCCAAGGCCGCGACCGAGCTGGCCAAGCAGTGGCGAACCGACCGGGCCATGCGCCGCCTGGAAGCGCTGATGGTGGTGGTCGACGCTCAGCAGACGCTGCTACTTTCCGGTACCGGCGACGTCATTCAGCCGACCGACGGCATCCTGGGGATTGGCTCAGGCGGCAACTACGCGACCGCGGCGGCCAAGGCCCTGGTCAAGCATAGCGACCTGTCGGCCGAAGAGATCGTTCGCGAAAGTTTGCTGATCGCCGCGGCGATCGATATCTATACCAACGACAACATCAAAATACATCGCGTGGAGATGGACTAATGTCGAAAGCCAACCAGGAACTCACGCCGCGCGAAATCGTGAAAATGCTCGATGCCGACATCGTCGGGCAGAACGAAGCGAAGCGGGCCGTCGCCATCGCGGTCCGCAATCGATGGCGCCGCAAGCACCTGCCGAGCGAGCTTCAACAGGAAGTGTCGCCAAAGAATATCCTCATGATCGGCCCGACCGGCGTGGGGAAGACCGAGATCGCTCGCCGCCTGGCCAAGCTGACCGGGGCCCCCTTCATTAAGGTTGAAGCGACCAAGTTCACCGAAGTGGGTTACTACGGCCGCGACGTCGAAAGCATGGTTCGCGAACTGGTCGATAATGCCATCGGCATCGTCCGCGAGACCGAACGGGAAGCCGTTCAAGGGGAAGCCAGGCAGCGGGCCGAACGGCGTTTGCTCGACCAGTTGATCTCCCCCCGCCCTGCCCTTTCGTCTGGCGAACCGGACGAACAAGAGAAGCACGAGCGTTCGCGGCAGCGGATGAAAGAGATGCTGGAGGCCGGCCAGCTGGAAGATCGTACGGTCGAACTAACGGTCGAGCAAAAGGGGACGCCGGTGATGATCGGTGGCATGGGCATGGAGCAGATGGACATGGATCTGCAAGGCATGCTGGAAAAGATCATGCCCAAGAACAGCACCCGCCGCGAAATGACCGTGGCCGAAGCCCGCAAGGTGCTGATCGAACAGGAAACGGAGGCCTTGCTTGATAAAGAACGGATCTACGAAGCGGCCATCGAACTGGCCGAGAACGTGGGGATGATCTTCCTGGACGAGATCGACAAGATCGTCGCCGGCGAAGGGAAGAGCGGCACCGACGTTTCCCGCCAAGGCGTACAGCGCGACCTGCTGCCGATCGTGGA
This genomic interval carries:
- a CDS encoding TIGR01777 family oxidoreductase, translated to MFTFRSKIPVSVATAFHWHEQPGALDRLIPPWEDIQIEQRSNSIAPGSRVVLKMHVGGFPVRWVAEHTALEPNKYFHDRQVSGPFAKWEHTHRFLPSEDGHCVLEDEVDYQIPGGSLGDRFGKSKVEKMLLQMFRYRHDTTTHDLIAHARYQERPTMKIAITGASGLVGSQLGPFLTTGGHHVVSISRSAGEDTIQWDIKKQEIDAAKLEGLDAVIHLAGESVAARWTDKKKQAIRSSRVDGTRLLCQSLAKLENKPKVLVCASAMGFYGDRGDEILSEASPPGDGFLADVCQEWEAAAQPARDAGIRVVNARLGIVLSPKGGALAQMLTPFKLGVGGKIGSGKQWWSWISLDDVVGSLHHLMMNDAIQGPVNLCTPKAVTNEEFTKTLGKVISRPTFLPVPAFAAKLAMGEMADEMLLSSCRMEPKVLEQTQYHFRDPNLERCLRKLLGRQ
- a CDS encoding isocitrate/isopropylmalate dehydrogenase family protein; its protein translation is MSHQVCLLSGDGIGPEITNVVREIIDAAGVKIEWIPCEAGLGSFEKNGDPLPQETLDKIRSTKLALKGPLATASGTGFRSVNVSLRKELQLYANYRPAKSLKGVPAPFENVDLIVVRENTEGLYSGLEHTVVPGVVESLRVITEAGSRRIAEFAFETARSLGRKRVTCIHKANILKLSDGLFLDTCNKVAKDYPDIQYDDCIVDAAAMKMVLNPHQFDVLVMENLFGDILSDLASGLVGGLGVTPSGNLGTDAAVFEAVHGTAPDIAGKNMANPTALLLSATMMLKHMNEAEAAKKIEASLFSVLEEGKTLTGDLKGSASTTDFAEAIIAKLDTVAV
- a CDS encoding SixA phosphatase family protein, with translation MIRMILMRHAKSSWEDDVADFDRPLNRRGLRDAPRIAAELSDRGWCPDVVVHSAALRTTQTWELMASHFPEVRQVVSEKSLYHGSPSDIRRVAESLPADCGTSLIIGHNPGWELAVHQLSSQNVRMTTANAALFENVASDWQSAFDDPTAWKLIDVLRPKELAW
- a CDS encoding Ppx/GppA phosphatase family protein, which translates into the protein MSQQPTEIRLTGLDAENGTSHGDEPVRCAAIDIGSNSMRLVVAQKLAGFDYRVLDEERESTRLAHSLSVHGNLDPEAIDNSISALRRFKKIAEGFGVYDIRTIATCAVREAGNGGYFCERAKSEVGIDIEVISADMEGQLAFRSVAQAFDVRDMNVVIADIGGGSTEIVFACGGHIEEILPTKLGCVRVTEQYGINEELFTTPDSLKKMIAGIDKELKPMIKQRPFVPQVLFGTGGTFTTLASILMMQRGEVGQMEWGYRVHRADVSHTLDTLSKMTIKERKSVPGLSADRADIIVAGIAIIDRLMHRLDVNTLRIHDRGIRDGLMLTMMEELEPGSAEDKEAEEQRRQEAMSTFARSCGVDMIHTQHVANLAVSLFRQMTPMFDLRETDDETIYAAAMLQDVGYLINYEKHHKHSYSLILNSQLPGFSRHALEIVANVARYHRGANPKKKHANFTRLSENDQTRVKQLAAILRVAGALDRSHRQQVSKVEVTKHPDHVFVSIEATGDPEVDLWAARSRTELFCKAFDTDIRFGLHRPAVSRVSSD
- a CDS encoding CHAD domain-containing protein, encoding MGKNTNWLGKIEPGHAISEVAKEAISTRSSRMLEYLPLAANRWKEDVEYVHHLRTWSRRTQAALQLFASLLPLKRSTAVRKATQKLRKAGGEARDLDVFMKRIRKAKFVIGDDDKAEVLTFLKGLRKAAQPKVVQAWEWGKSENLAKKFEGVILRTRWREVAEEESVEQMAPTLLEPLVVRFFHFSNMLSESPESLHQMRIEGKKVRYAMELVECGFPDSFREELYPAFEEVQSKLGAINDHHTAVEKIQAWQNETATKKFPAFLLQMADHERVQFDEKAEAFRIWWTEARAQELKEHFDHYLGGLGLSPTT
- a CDS encoding hydrolase, encoding MTEPLPNPLLMTPENTLLLVIDMQEKLLPSIPESERIVWNARRLLDGAEILGIPALGTEQYRKGLGATVEPLAAKLGEMPDKLHFSSCQAIVAKLEELNRPKILIAGIEAHVCVQQTALDLLSLGYDVYLAADAVGSRFSYDQEIALRRMESTGVTLTTTEAALFEWCRAAGTPQFKQISQLVREEKP
- the hslV gene encoding ATP-dependent protease subunit HslV; this encodes MRIRSTTILAVRHNDEVAIGGDGQVTMNTSVMKSDASKIRPLLGGKVWCGFAGSTADAFALMERFESFLKDFPGNVPKAATELAKQWRTDRAMRRLEALMVVVDAQQTLLLSGTGDVIQPTDGILGIGSGGNYATAAAKALVKHSDLSAEEIVRESLLIAAAIDIYTNDNIKIHRVEMD
- the hslU gene encoding ATP-dependent protease ATPase subunit HslU, which produces MSKANQELTPREIVKMLDADIVGQNEAKRAVAIAVRNRWRRKHLPSELQQEVSPKNILMIGPTGVGKTEIARRLAKLTGAPFIKVEATKFTEVGYYGRDVESMVRELVDNAIGIVRETEREAVQGEARQRAERRLLDQLISPRPALSSGEPDEQEKHERSRQRMKEMLEAGQLEDRTVELTVEQKGTPVMIGGMGMEQMDMDLQGMLEKIMPKNSTRREMTVAEARKVLIEQETEALLDKERIYEAAIELAENVGMIFLDEIDKIVAGEGKSGTDVSRQGVQRDLLPIVEGTTVQTKYGYVNTDHVMFVAAGAFHKVSPSDLMPELQGRFPIRVELSDLTKEDFVRILTEPKSSLTRQYVELMKTEEVAVRFTTDALEEIASYAFQVNQTTQNIGARRLYTIMERLLEELSFEAPDMKYGTVEINAAYVKQRLDDVSKDEDLSRFIL